In the Arachis ipaensis cultivar K30076 chromosome B10, Araip1.1, whole genome shotgun sequence genome, one interval contains:
- the LOC107623940 gene encoding uncharacterized protein LOC107623940, giving the protein MSSPFPSCFRPSHTRRNCPPPPAPPGSSNPNLTTYLYHTDTGLVTLTWSRSILGRSLHVHVHNHNPFDSPSSSSPSSSSFQLHIKPFIFWKKHGSKTLSSTTRLFWNLSKAKFSSSFSPEPHSSFYLALVVHNRIVLLLGDSPKDAYSKSKALHANNPHSLLLKKEHVFADTVYSTTAIFGGKTRRIQIDCGSSRDNDSASSKLSFSVDGDRVLQVKRLKWKFRGNERVEIDGVPVQISWDVYNWLFDKDSNGDGHAIFMFKFEADEHGVDRNVVNPWAQQNWNLGLSGSCDWAKMSSSSVSVGSSAGSFGGSSSVLEWSSVEENELVDPVGFSLIVYAWKR; this is encoded by the coding sequence ATGTCATCACCATTCCCTTCCTGCTTTCGGCCATCCCACACCCGCCGTAATTGTCCTCCACCACCGGCGCCACCAGGCTCCTCCAACCCCAACCTGACCACATACCTGTACCACACCGACACGGGCCTCGTGACTCTAACATGGTCACGCTCTATCTTAGGCCGCTCCCTCCACGTCCACGTCCACAACCACAACCCCTTCGattccccttcttcttcttctccttcttcctcctcctttCAACTTCACATAAAGCCCTTCATATTCTGGAAGAAGCACGGATCcaaaaccctctcttccaccacgcGACTCTTCTGGAACCTCTCCAAGGCCAAGttctcttcctccttctcccCCGAACCCCACTCCTCCTTCTACCTTGCTCTCGTCGTCCACAACCGCATCGTTCTCCTCCTCGGCGATTCCCCCAAAGACGCCTACTCCAAGTCCAAGGCTCTCCACGCTAACAACCCCCACTCCCTCCTCCTCAAGAAGGAACACGTCTTTGCCGACACCGTTTACTCCACCACCGCCATTTTCGGCGGCAAGACCCGCCGTATTCAAATCGACTGCGGCTCCTCCAGGGATAACGACTCTGCCTCCTCCAAGCTCTCTTTCTCCGTCGACGGCGACAGGGTGCTGCAGGTAAAGCGCCTCAAGTGGAAGTTCAGGGGCAATGAGAGAGTTGAAATCGACGGCGTTCCGGTTCAGATCTCGTGGGACGTGTACAACTGGCTCTTCGACAAGGATAGTAATGGCGATGGGCACGCCATTTTCATGTTCAAGTTCGAGGCGGATGAACATGGCGTGGACAGGAACGTCGTGAATCCATGGGCGCAGCAGAACTGGAACTTGGGTTTGAGTGGCTCCTGCGACTGGGCCAAGATGTCATCTTCTTCCGTGTCGGTGGGTTCCTCCGCCGGGTCATTCGGCGGAAGCTCCTCCGTGTTGGAATGGTCCAGTGTGGAGGAGAACGAGTTGGTGGATCCCGTTGGCTTCTCTCTCATTGTTTATGCATGGAAGCGCTGA